One Rhodoflexus caldus genomic region harbors:
- a CDS encoding glycosyltransferase family 9 protein, translating to MKIAISRTDNIGDVMLSLPMAGLLKQVMPNTTIAWIGKTYTRDLIAACRHVDEFYDIGELTANPDLLKNARPDAIVHVFPHRELAKTAAEAHIPLRIGTSHRWFHWLYCNRLVHLGRKNSPLHEAQLNIRLLKPLLGKDLIVPLQEIAGLYGFSAPDLPIAHLPEKPFVILHPKSKGSAREWSVADYLNLAQLLEKQRIDCAVTGTAAEGDSIRQSCPELLRQANVHDFTGKLSLAQLIALIEKSLGLVACSTGPLHIAAALGKPAIGIYPPMRPIHPGRWAPVGTRAEVLVLNKNCQACKRSGNCACIAAIRPDSVLAALNRRMY from the coding sequence ATGAAAATTGCGATTAGCCGCACCGATAATATTGGCGATGTAATGCTCAGTTTGCCTATGGCAGGTTTGCTGAAGCAAGTAATGCCCAACACAACCATTGCTTGGATAGGAAAAACCTACACTCGCGATTTGATTGCCGCCTGCCGCCACGTAGATGAGTTTTATGATATCGGCGAACTAACGGCTAACCCTGACCTGCTGAAAAATGCACGTCCTGACGCTATTGTACATGTTTTTCCGCATCGGGAATTGGCTAAAACAGCTGCCGAGGCGCACATTCCGCTACGGATAGGCACCAGCCACCGATGGTTTCACTGGCTGTATTGCAACCGCTTAGTGCATTTGGGGCGCAAAAATTCACCGCTGCACGAGGCACAACTCAACATCCGCCTGCTGAAGCCGCTGTTAGGCAAAGACCTGATTGTACCTTTGCAGGAAATTGCAGGGCTGTACGGTTTCTCTGCCCCCGACTTACCGATTGCCCATCTGCCCGAAAAGCCCTTTGTTATTCTGCACCCCAAGTCCAAGGGCAGTGCCCGCGAGTGGTCTGTTGCCGACTATCTAAATTTGGCGCAATTACTTGAAAAACAGAGGATTGATTGCGCTGTTACGGGAACTGCCGCCGAGGGTGATAGCATCCGCCAAAGCTGCCCCGAGCTGTTACGGCAAGCCAACGTACACGATTTTACGGGAAAGCTAAGCCTTGCGCAACTGATTGCGTTGATTGAAAAATCGTTGGGATTGGTGGCGTGCAGCACAGGGCCTTTACACATTGCCGCTGCGTTAGGCAAACCCGCCATCGGCATTTATCCGCCCATGCGCCCCATTCACCCCGGCCGATGGGCTCCCGTGGGCACTCGTGCAGAGGTTCTGGTACTCAATAAAAATTGTCAGGCCTGCAAGCGCTCCGGCAACTGTGCCTGTATAGCAGCTATCAGACCTGACAGTGTATTGGCGGCATTGAACCGCCGCATGTATTAA
- the fsa gene encoding fructose-6-phosphate aldolase, with protein sequence MKFFIDTANLDEIREAHELGVLDGVTTNPSLMAKEGIKGRDNILRHYKAICDIVNGDVSAEVIATDFKGIVEEGELLASIDEKIVVKVPMIKDGVKAIRYFTDNNIKTNCTLVFSAGQALLAAKAGATYVSPFIGRIDDVGGDGLALIQQIVNIYNTHGFATEVLAASIRHVPHLIQCAEIGADVATCPLNVILGLLKHPLTDIGLEKFLADAKKTV encoded by the coding sequence ATGAAGTTTTTTATTGACACGGCAAACCTCGATGAAATACGCGAGGCGCACGAGCTTGGTGTGCTCGACGGTGTAACGACCAACCCTTCACTCATGGCCAAAGAAGGCATCAAAGGCCGCGATAACATTCTGCGCCACTACAAGGCAATTTGCGACATTGTAAACGGTGATGTAAGCGCTGAGGTAATTGCCACAGACTTTAAAGGCATTGTGGAAGAAGGCGAATTGTTGGCAAGCATCGACGAAAAAATCGTAGTGAAAGTGCCGATGATTAAAGACGGTGTAAAAGCCATTCGCTACTTCACCGATAACAACATTAAAACCAACTGCACGCTGGTATTTTCTGCGGGGCAAGCACTGCTGGCAGCTAAGGCCGGTGCAACGTATGTTTCGCCTTTTATCGGCAGAATTGATGACGTTGGCGGCGACGGCTTGGCACTGATTCAACAGATTGTCAATATTTACAACACACACGGCTTCGCTACCGAAGTATTGGCAGCCTCTATTCGCCACGTGCCGCACCTGATTCAGTGTGCGGAAATCGGTGCAGATGTGGCCACTTGCCCACTGAACGTCATCCTCGGGCTGTTGAAGCATCCGCTGACCGATATCGGTTTGGAAAAATTCCTCGCCGACGCTAAGAAAACCGTTTAA